One Nostoc punctiforme PCC 73102 DNA window includes the following coding sequences:
- a CDS encoding SDR family oxidoreductase, translated as MPKTVFITGTSSGIGKFTTIYFAQQGWNVAATMRNPSQDQNFREFPNIKVYFLDVTDNNSIQTAIASAIQDFGQIDVLVNNAGYGVDGVFEAMTDEIIAKQFNTNVFGLMRITQAIIPHLRQQGGGTIIQIASMGGRITFPLYSIYHSSKWAVEGFSEALHYELEPFNIKIKIVEPGVIKTEFYENNRAIVRDDLPMYQPLVDTTQRVSQEAGRKGEPPELVAQAIFKAAIDRSYKMRYCVGQPAPILLMLRKLLPDNWFFSIIKRIYNLPSGSKTVTPQK; from the coding sequence ATGCCCAAAACAGTTTTCATCACCGGAACATCCAGTGGAATTGGGAAATTCACCACCATATACTTCGCGCAACAAGGCTGGAACGTTGCAGCCACGATGCGAAACCCCAGTCAAGACCAGAATTTCCGTGAATTTCCTAACATCAAAGTATATTTTTTAGATGTTACAGATAATAACAGTATTCAAACTGCGATCGCTTCTGCCATCCAAGATTTTGGTCAAATTGATGTTTTAGTAAATAACGCTGGTTATGGCGTAGATGGTGTATTTGAAGCCATGACTGATGAAATAATCGCCAAACAATTCAATACCAACGTCTTTGGCTTGATGCGAATCACACAAGCGATCATTCCCCATCTACGTCAACAAGGCGGTGGCACTATTATTCAAATTGCCAGTATGGGAGGACGAATTACTTTCCCCTTATATAGCATTTATCACAGTTCAAAATGGGCGGTAGAAGGGTTTAGTGAAGCTTTGCATTATGAATTAGAACCATTCAATATCAAAATTAAAATTGTTGAACCAGGTGTGATTAAAACTGAATTTTACGAAAATAATCGAGCGATCGTGCGTGATGATTTGCCGATGTATCAACCATTAGTAGATACTACACAAAGGGTATCCCAAGAAGCGGGAAGAAAAGGAGAGCCTCCAGAATTAGTTGCTCAGGCAATATTTAAAGCAGCCATCGATCGTAGTTATAAAATGCGCTATTGCGTCGGTCAACCTGCGCCCATTTTGCTTATGCTGCGTAAATTGTTGCCCGATAATTGGTTTTTCTCCATCATCAAACGTATTTATAACCTACCTTCTGGAAGCAAAACTGTCACACCCCAAAAGTAA
- a CDS encoding AI-2E family transporter, whose protein sequence is MNLGQWIGLIAIVLSLYILWQIREVLLLMFAAVVLATTLNRLAKRFQRFGMKRGFAVLLAVAIFFAGIVGFFWLIVPPFAQQFQELTYQVPKGFGRFNTWLDALRTHIPNELVPYIPDINSLIQQAQPFVNRLLGNSFAFVSGSLEVVLKILLVLVLTGMMLADPLAYRKVFVRLFPSFYRRRVEGILNKCEVSLEGWITGAFIAICVVGVMSLVGLSILGVKAALALAILAGFFNLIPNLGPTMSVIPAMAIAFLDEPWKAIAVLILYFIIQQVESNFITPVVMAHQVSLLPAITLIAQLFFVTFFGFLGLFLALPLTVVAKIWLQEVLIKDVLDEWGNNQKKETEFVMVSESPEVEDYWIADSPDVNREKRIDDDILQKED, encoded by the coding sequence GTGAACCTCGGTCAATGGATCGGCTTAATCGCCATAGTTCTTTCTTTATACATCCTGTGGCAAATCCGGGAAGTGCTTTTGCTCATGTTTGCCGCAGTTGTGTTAGCCACGACCTTGAATCGGCTAGCAAAACGCTTCCAACGCTTTGGGATGAAGCGTGGATTCGCCGTTCTCCTGGCAGTAGCTATCTTTTTCGCAGGCATTGTGGGTTTTTTCTGGCTTATTGTCCCACCATTTGCACAGCAGTTTCAAGAACTAACCTATCAGGTTCCTAAAGGGTTTGGGCGCTTTAATACTTGGCTTGATGCCCTGAGAACTCACATTCCTAACGAGTTAGTTCCCTACATCCCAGATATCAACAGCCTCATTCAACAAGCACAACCATTCGTCAATCGTCTGCTGGGAAATTCCTTCGCCTTTGTATCTGGCTCTTTGGAAGTCGTTCTGAAGATTTTGCTGGTGTTGGTTTTAACAGGAATGATGTTAGCCGATCCTCTAGCCTACCGGAAAGTATTTGTGCGGCTTTTCCCCTCATTTTATCGGCGGCGGGTGGAAGGAATTTTAAATAAGTGCGAAGTCTCTTTGGAGGGATGGATTACAGGTGCTTTCATTGCCATCTGTGTAGTGGGGGTAATGAGTTTGGTTGGTTTATCAATTTTGGGTGTAAAGGCAGCACTCGCTTTGGCGATTTTAGCGGGATTTTTTAACTTGATTCCCAACCTAGGCCCAACGATGAGTGTAATCCCAGCAATGGCGATCGCTTTCTTAGATGAACCTTGGAAAGCGATCGCTGTCTTGATTCTCTACTTTATCATTCAACAGGTTGAGAGCAATTTCATTACACCTGTGGTGATGGCGCATCAAGTTTCATTGCTGCCCGCCATAACCTTAATTGCCCAACTATTTTTCGTTACTTTCTTTGGCTTTTTAGGATTATTTCTAGCACTACCCCTGACTGTTGTAGCTAAGATATGGTTGCAAGAAGTTTTAATCAAAGATGTTTTAGATGAATGGGGAAATAATCAGAAAAAAGAGACTGAGTTTGTGATGGTTTCTGAATCTCCTGAAGTAGAGGACTATTGGATAGCAGATAGTCCTGATGTTAATCGGGAGAAACGGATTGATGATGATATTTTACAAAAAGAAGATTAA
- a CDS encoding type II toxin-antitoxin system PemK/MazF family toxin encodes MKRGDIYYANLSPAVGSEMDKRRPVLIVSNDANNRAASTVTILPLTSNVSRVYPFEVLLNPENSGLPLASKVQAQQVRTISKRRIVSEVVNSLNEELMQLVDAALKLHLGLE; translated from the coding sequence ATGAAGCGTGGTGATATTTATTACGCTAATCTCAGTCCGGCTGTAGGCTCTGAGATGGATAAACGCCGCCCAGTGCTGATAGTCAGTAATGATGCCAATAATCGTGCAGCTAGCACGGTAACAATTTTACCGCTTACATCCAATGTTAGCCGTGTTTACCCGTTCGAGGTTTTACTGAATCCAGAGAATAGTGGTTTACCATTAGCTTCCAAAGTACAGGCGCAGCAGGTACGAACAATTTCTAAGCGAAGGATTGTGTCAGAGGTGGTAAATAGTTTAAATGAAGAGTTGATGCAATTAGTAGATGCTGCTCTCAAACTCCATTTAGGGTTGGAGTGA
- a CDS encoding ribbon-helix-helix domain-containing protein, producing MQVEKLSISLPASLVQFIEGYKVAHDCKSRSQVIEKALQLLRTQELEEAYREASAEVENDWDITITDGLTDEAW from the coding sequence ATGCAAGTTGAAAAATTATCAATTTCTTTACCAGCGTCCCTGGTGCAATTTATTGAAGGTTACAAAGTAGCTCATGACTGTAAATCTCGCTCCCAAGTCATTGAAAAGGCATTGCAGTTGTTGCGAACACAGGAACTAGAAGAAGCTTACCGAGAAGCATCTGCTGAAGTTGAGAATGATTGGGATATCACGATTACAGATGGATTAACCGATGAAGCGTGGTGA
- a CDS encoding DUF1016 N-terminal domain-containing protein — protein MLLYWQIGRDILQQQQGWGAKVIERLARDLKQAFPEMKGFSAHNLKYMRAFAEAYPDEQIVQQLVAQIPWGYTETLIASGDIDKSMGGEIPPSKSGRGKRKPKERSLESPAISGTPD, from the coding sequence ATATTACTCTATTGGCAAATTGGGCGAGATATTCTTCAACAACAACAGGGATGGGGTGCAAAAGTTATCGAACGTCTCGCCAGAGATTTAAAACAAGCTTTCCCAGAGATGAAGGGATTCTCAGCACATAATCTGAAGTATATGCGGGCTTTTGCTGAAGCTTACCCAGATGAGCAAATTGTGCAACAGCTTGTTGCACAAATTCCTTGGGGGTACACAGAAACGTTAATCGCCTCTGGAGACATCGACAAGAGCATGGGTGGAGAAATCCCTCCAAGTAAGTCGGGTCGTGGAAAGAGGAAACCCAAAGAGCGATCTTTGGAATCCCCCGCTATATCAGGTACTCCTGATTAG
- the thrB gene encoding homoserine kinase: protein MSVVSAITVTVPATTANLGPGFDCIGAALKLYNEFRFTRLEEGGLIIHVSGTEAERVQTDESNLLYQAFVKFYQHIEQTPPTVKIEIKLGVPLARGLGSSATAIVGGLVAANQLEGATLSQSQVMELAIAMEGHPDNVVPALLGGCRLAATSGTAWEICDVPWHKDVVPVVAIPNFELSTSEARGVLPTEVSRADAIFNTAHLGLLLRGLETGNGQWLKTALQDKLHQPYRKALIPSYDAVNIAAVSAGAYGMVISGAGPTLLALADQLHSEAVEAAMLAAWQEEGITAEVRSLSLDTQGAKSF, encoded by the coding sequence ATGTCTGTTGTTTCTGCCATCACTGTTACTGTTCCCGCCACAACTGCTAATTTGGGGCCTGGTTTTGATTGCATCGGTGCAGCTTTAAAGCTTTACAACGAGTTCAGATTCACTCGCCTAGAAGAAGGTGGACTAATTATTCATGTCAGTGGTACAGAAGCTGAACGAGTCCAAACTGATGAAAGCAATCTCCTCTACCAGGCGTTTGTCAAATTCTATCAGCATATAGAGCAAACGCCGCCGACTGTGAAAATAGAGATTAAGTTAGGTGTCCCACTGGCGAGGGGTTTGGGTAGTTCGGCGACAGCAATTGTTGGTGGATTAGTTGCTGCAAATCAACTTGAAGGTGCTACTCTTTCTCAGTCGCAGGTGATGGAGTTAGCGATCGCAATGGAAGGACATCCTGATAATGTAGTGCCAGCTTTGCTGGGAGGATGTCGTCTGGCTGCTACCAGTGGCACAGCTTGGGAAATTTGTGATGTTCCCTGGCATAAAGATGTTGTACCAGTTGTGGCTATTCCTAATTTTGAACTTTCCACTTCAGAGGCGCGGGGTGTTTTGCCAACTGAGGTGAGTCGCGCTGATGCGATTTTCAATACGGCACATTTGGGGTTACTGTTGCGCGGCTTGGAAACTGGTAACGGACAATGGTTAAAGACAGCTTTGCAAGATAAGTTGCATCAGCCCTATCGGAAAGCTTTGATTCCTAGTTATGATGCTGTCAACATTGCCGCTGTTAGTGCTGGTGCTTATGGTATGGTAATTAGTGGTGCGGGGCCGACACTGTTAGCTTTGGCGGATCAATTACACTCAGAGGCGGTGGAGGCGGCGATGTTAGCTGCTTGGCAAGAAGAAGGAATTACAGCCGAGGTGCGATCGCTTTCTCTCGATACCCAAGGCGCAAAAAGTTTTTAA
- a CDS encoding RNA methyltransferase, protein MSLAGLRIVLVEPAGPINIGAIARVMKNFGLYNLVLVNPQCDPLSTEALMMAVHAQEIIESAVLVATLPEALHGCVRAIATTGRVRSLETPLENPRTALPWLLEEPEKPTALIFGREDRGLSNEELNYAQRFVGIPTSKDYVALNLATAVAICCYELSQSAQQFDTQTITQTELAPLDVLEGYYQQLESLLLKIGYVYPHTAASRMGKFRQLYNRAHLKTGEVAMLRGILQQVEWALKNQRDGENL, encoded by the coding sequence ATGAGCTTAGCTGGATTAAGAATTGTGTTGGTAGAACCAGCTGGGCCGATAAATATCGGGGCGATCGCCAGGGTAATGAAAAATTTCGGGTTATATAATTTAGTATTAGTGAACCCCCAATGCGATCCGCTCTCGACGGAAGCTTTGATGATGGCTGTTCATGCTCAAGAAATTATAGAATCTGCGGTATTAGTGGCAACCTTACCAGAAGCATTGCATGGATGTGTACGGGCGATCGCTACCACCGGTCGCGTTCGCAGTTTAGAAACACCTTTAGAAAACCCACGTACTGCACTACCCTGGTTACTGGAGGAACCAGAAAAACCCACAGCGCTGATTTTTGGCAGGGAAGACCGGGGATTAAGCAATGAAGAATTAAATTATGCCCAGAGGTTTGTTGGTATTCCCACCAGTAAAGATTATGTAGCCCTAAATTTAGCTACTGCTGTGGCAATCTGTTGTTATGAATTGTCACAATCTGCCCAACAATTTGATACTCAGACCATAACCCAAACAGAACTTGCACCCTTAGATGTTTTAGAAGGATACTACCAGCAATTAGAATCACTATTACTGAAAATTGGTTATGTATATCCTCATACAGCAGCTAGTCGCATGGGAAAATTTCGCCAACTATATAATCGCGCTCACCTGAAAACTGGGGAAGTAGCCATGCTGCGAGGAATTTTGCAGCAGGTAGAATGGGCTTTGAAAAACCAGAGGGATGGTGAAAACTTGTAA
- a CDS encoding serine hydrolase: MSESSDELTAFSRRQPLNRRQRPQKVQKVAQKKVKANSQQQAANGREAALARSKNRVAPPPSPGATRRVKSGLVMPTAVKPIPTVKGKIPPFRPGAVMVKTVRMEKPKVGKRTSRKTRLKPMAKTMLYVVRLLIVGIGMGAIVGTVLSVLDPANRISTTSAPQSNSNVARSQPQPTQAPPTASSSLYLSQELISLKNAVQNLAANYPNLAPGVFLVDLDTGNYVDVNGSTSFPAASTIKVPILLAFFQDVDAGKIRLDEMLTMQQDMVAGGSGDMGSKPAGTKYNALEVVTKMITISDNTATNMLIARLGGMEALNQRFRTWGLTTTTIRNSLPDLQGTNTTSPKELANLMAIVSQGNLVSMPSRDLMLDILRRTQRDTLLPSGLGTGARAFHKTGDIGTMLADTGLIVVPTGKRYIASVMVQRPENDPRAEKLISSISRAAYQEFSQNAVTPNSTTSTIPANGYQPQIGNPVPNSTTGTVPMSGYQPPVISPVPNGMGSTVPANGYQSPVMNQQYYPQR; the protein is encoded by the coding sequence GTGTCAGAGTCAAGTGACGAACTAACAGCTTTCTCGCGGCGACAACCCCTAAATCGCCGCCAACGTCCACAAAAAGTTCAAAAAGTGGCGCAAAAGAAAGTTAAAGCTAATAGCCAGCAGCAAGCTGCCAATGGACGAGAAGCGGCGCTAGCACGCTCCAAAAATCGCGTTGCTCCCCCCCCAAGCCCTGGTGCTACACGTAGGGTAAAATCGGGATTAGTCATGCCAACAGCAGTAAAACCAATACCAACTGTAAAAGGGAAAATTCCTCCCTTTCGACCAGGTGCTGTGATGGTGAAAACAGTGCGGATGGAAAAGCCAAAGGTCGGAAAGCGAACATCGCGGAAAACCCGATTAAAGCCAATGGCCAAAACTATGTTGTATGTTGTGCGCTTGTTGATTGTGGGTATTGGGATGGGTGCAATTGTAGGCACGGTATTGTCAGTATTAGACCCGGCTAATCGCATCAGTACAACTTCTGCACCTCAATCTAATAGTAATGTGGCGCGATCGCAGCCACAACCTACCCAAGCTCCCCCAACTGCATCTTCGAGCCTATATCTATCTCAGGAACTTATCTCTTTGAAAAATGCCGTGCAAAATTTGGCAGCGAACTACCCAAATCTTGCACCCGGTGTTTTCTTGGTAGATTTGGACACTGGCAATTATGTAGATGTCAATGGCTCTACCAGTTTTCCCGCAGCTAGCACAATTAAAGTGCCGATCCTACTAGCCTTTTTCCAGGATGTGGATGCGGGGAAAATTCGCCTTGATGAAATGCTGACCATGCAACAGGATATGGTCGCTGGCGGTTCTGGAGATATGGGGTCAAAACCAGCCGGAACCAAATATAATGCCCTGGAAGTCGTCACTAAAATGATTACAATCAGCGACAACACGGCGACAAATATGCTGATTGCTCGGCTAGGAGGGATGGAGGCGTTAAACCAGCGTTTCCGCACTTGGGGATTGACAACCACAACAATTCGTAATAGCTTGCCAGATTTACAAGGGACAAATACTACTAGTCCCAAAGAATTAGCGAATTTGATGGCTATTGTGAGTCAGGGAAATTTAGTCAGTATGCCATCACGCGATCTCATGCTCGATATCTTGCGTCGCACCCAAAGGGACACTCTACTACCATCGGGTTTGGGAACAGGCGCAAGAGCATTCCACAAAACGGGCGATATCGGTACTATGCTGGCAGACACAGGTTTAATTGTTGTTCCCACTGGCAAGCGCTATATAGCTAGCGTCATGGTACAACGCCCCGAAAACGACCCTCGCGCCGAAAAACTGATTAGCTCAATTTCTCGTGCTGCCTACCAAGAGTTTAGCCAAAATGCTGTTACACCCAACAGTACCACAAGTACTATACCCGCAAATGGTTATCAGCCCCAGATTGGGAATCCTGTACCCAACAGTACGACAGGTACTGTACCCATGAGTGGTTATCAGCCCCCTGTTATCAGTCCTGTACCTAATGGGATGGGAAGTACTGTGCCGGCAAATGGTTATCAGTCTCCAGTTATGAATCAACAGTATTATCCTCAAAGATAA
- the dprA gene encoding DNA-processing protein DprA yields the protein MVQEGAYWIAWAQISGIGPVLLRRLQQHFGTLATAWNATKVQLGEVEGFGFQTLEKVVQQRSRLHPEQLFTKHQQENSHFWTPADTDYPRLLLETPSPPPILYYRGEVELQENLGQKPMVGIVGTRQPSEYGIRWTRQISTALAKNGFTVVSGMAEGIDTESHIAAMKAGGRTIAVLGTGVDVIYPHKNRDLYKQILTAGLVVSEYPTKTPPDRTHFPRRNRIIAGLSRAILVIEAPLKSGALITATYANEFGRDVYALPGRVDEHPSQGCLKLLSQGASLIVKELDELLTMLGAIPQIDRVETSTAPEQLMPTLSPELQTVMDAFTSDALPFDFIVEQTGMAAGSVSGALLQLELMGLVLQLPGMRYQKS from the coding sequence GTGGTACAAGAAGGCGCATATTGGATAGCTTGGGCGCAAATTTCGGGAATTGGCCCGGTATTATTGCGACGACTGCAACAGCATTTTGGCACGCTGGCAACAGCTTGGAACGCTACCAAGGTACAGTTAGGAGAAGTGGAGGGTTTTGGTTTTCAGACCCTAGAAAAAGTAGTACAACAGCGATCGCGTTTGCACCCAGAACAACTATTCACCAAGCACCAGCAAGAAAATTCCCATTTCTGGACACCAGCAGACACAGATTATCCCCGCTTACTGCTTGAAACTCCCAGTCCACCGCCGATTTTGTACTATCGCGGTGAAGTCGAACTCCAAGAAAATCTCGGACAAAAACCGATGGTTGGGATTGTCGGCACACGCCAACCCTCAGAATATGGCATCCGTTGGACTCGCCAAATTAGTACAGCTTTGGCTAAAAATGGCTTTACAGTTGTTTCTGGAATGGCAGAGGGAATTGACACAGAAAGCCACATCGCTGCAATGAAAGCAGGTGGACGCACGATCGCAGTTTTAGGAACTGGTGTAGATGTGATCTATCCACATAAAAATCGGGATTTGTACAAGCAAATTTTGACGGCTGGATTAGTTGTAAGTGAGTACCCCACAAAAACCCCACCCGATCGCACGCACTTTCCCCGTCGCAACCGAATTATTGCGGGTTTAAGCCGCGCCATCCTCGTAATAGAAGCGCCTTTAAAATCTGGTGCTTTAATTACAGCTACTTACGCAAATGAATTTGGTAGAGATGTCTATGCCTTACCTGGAAGAGTAGACGAGCATCCATCTCAAGGGTGCTTAAAGTTACTTAGTCAGGGAGCTTCTTTGATTGTCAAGGAATTAGATGAACTGTTAACAATGCTGGGAGCAATACCACAAATTGATAGAGTCGAGACTTCCACAGCGCCAGAACAGTTAATGCCAACTTTATCGCCAGAATTGCAAACGGTAATGGATGCGTTTACAAGTGATGCTTTACCCTTCGATTTTATTGTTGAACAAACCGGCATGGCTGCTGGCTCAGTTTCGGGTGCTTTGTTACAGTTGGAACTTATGGGTTTAGTTTTGCAACTACCAGGGATGCGGTATCAAAAAAGTTAA
- a CDS encoding alpha/beta hydrolase, producing the protein MHSGLGLLPSLAAEKVTVRYGLFEQSIPVADIRNYGEKQKASSDLQSFLDYLSAKEKEKFQEALQVKMSLDIVALDKLINTGMGKQILSFASGAIARRDRASIQALRSAIIIGAKSPEGLGLISFLEAYPSNQLVVDVSKISKLVGLANSSSNSADASPKDNVSSSPFGKIALQYQILAAQDKQFSGCLFGDSISAGLGNTLGSGTFNFGLNGLSTISLLEQLKSLIPTKVRCEKAIIAVGGNDAWYGINDELFTKNLQEAIALVRTMGNKEIFLIPAFYSTVAASLDPTVSAPLPKVEQINVLINQVAEKEKVPVAAAGLAPLYENNVLKENLTSDGDHLNAEGLKIYRQALLQILEK; encoded by the coding sequence GTGCATAGTGGTCTTGGTTTATTGCCTAGTTTGGCGGCCGAGAAAGTTACTGTCAGATACGGGCTGTTTGAGCAATCGATCCCGGTGGCAGATATACGCAACTATGGCGAGAAGCAAAAGGCTTCTAGCGATTTGCAATCTTTCTTAGATTACCTCAGCGCTAAAGAGAAAGAGAAGTTTCAAGAAGCCCTTCAAGTGAAAATGTCGCTTGATATTGTGGCTTTAGATAAGCTGATAAACACAGGAATGGGCAAGCAAATTTTATCTTTTGCTTCTGGTGCGATCGCCCGCCGCGATCGAGCCAGTATACAAGCCCTACGTTCTGCCATTATCATCGGAGCAAAATCACCAGAAGGTCTAGGATTAATCAGCTTTTTAGAAGCATATCCTAGTAATCAACTAGTTGTTGACGTGTCAAAAATTTCTAAGCTAGTTGGACTAGCAAATTCCTCTTCTAATTCTGCTGATGCATCACCGAAAGACAATGTAAGTTCTTCACCTTTTGGAAAAATTGCACTGCAATATCAAATACTCGCCGCCCAAGATAAACAGTTTTCAGGGTGCTTATTTGGCGATTCTATTTCGGCTGGACTTGGTAATACCCTTGGGAGTGGCACTTTTAATTTTGGGTTAAATGGCCTAAGCACAATCTCATTACTGGAACAATTGAAAAGTTTAATTCCTACTAAAGTTAGATGCGAAAAAGCTATTATTGCCGTAGGTGGTAATGATGCTTGGTATGGAATTAATGATGAATTGTTTACCAAAAATCTCCAAGAGGCGATCGCACTTGTTAGAACAATGGGAAATAAAGAGATTTTTCTAATTCCGGCTTTTTATTCAACAGTTGCAGCCAGCTTAGATCCAACTGTATCAGCTCCACTTCCTAAAGTTGAACAAATTAATGTTCTAATTAATCAAGTCGCTGAGAAAGAAAAAGTGCCAGTTGCAGCAGCAGGATTAGCACCATTGTATGAGAATAATGTTCTTAAAGAGAATTTGACGAGCGATGGCGACCATCTCAATGCTGAGGGTCTAAAAATTTATCGACAAGCATTATTACAAATCCTGGAAAAATAA
- a CDS encoding ElyC/SanA/YdcF family protein has protein sequence MQAKNRRRKNFPKIKLIKRQEMWTLTAQGWAIAIALIAYLIFFAITHVHSFLAVTSPIKSAEVLVVEGWLPDYAIQQALTEFKNGSYNLVITTGGSIEKGNYLSEYKSFAEVSAATFEKLGLESEKVVAVPTPNVIKDRSYASAAEFYRWLSDSNLKLQSVNVFSLDVHTRRSWLLFRKILTPKVQVGAIAAKTHDYDPNKWWVSSQGVRAIIDEGIAYIYARFLSWKA, from the coding sequence ATGCAGGCAAAAAACCGTCGGCGTAAAAATTTTCCAAAAATAAAACTAATAAAACGCCAAGAAATGTGGACACTTACGGCTCAGGGGTGGGCGATTGCGATCGCTTTGATTGCTTATTTAATATTTTTCGCTATTACTCATGTACACTCATTTCTCGCCGTGACTTCCCCGATCAAATCAGCAGAAGTATTAGTTGTTGAGGGATGGCTACCAGATTATGCCATACAACAAGCTTTAACTGAATTTAAAAACGGTTCTTATAATCTAGTAATTACTACAGGAGGATCGATAGAAAAAGGAAATTATCTTAGCGAATATAAAAGCTTTGCAGAAGTATCAGCTGCTACCTTCGAGAAACTCGGTTTAGAATCAGAGAAGGTAGTAGCTGTTCCGACACCAAACGTAATCAAGGATCGTAGTTATGCATCTGCTGCTGAATTTTATCGCTGGCTATCCGATTCCAATTTAAAGCTACAATCAGTTAATGTTTTTTCTTTGGATGTTCATACCCGCAGGAGTTGGTTGCTATTCAGAAAAATACTTACACCTAAAGTCCAAGTTGGTGCGATCGCAGCTAAAACACATGATTACGATCCAAACAAATGGTGGGTTTCTAGCCAAGGTGTGCGGGCAATTATTGATGAAGGCATCGCTTATATTTATGCGCGGTTTTTGAGTTGGAAAGCCTAA
- a CDS encoding DUF2301 domain-containing membrane protein, translated as MTTQTLPPLEVYQGQFGEFTITQSDRTGVMIYRAGLMVAAVSFAIGSALILFNNNPTVVTALTPLYACFSLALGVSLFTIHIYIASLHRMLQIFWALGSMASVILAISSTQPLALTVYNQPLTLFGVGFIFVALTGIYFKEAFCFNRLETKVLTLIVPLLLLGHLVGILPTQGESVLLGIWATLFLVFALRKTVQAIPADIGDKSVFTYLKEQRLAKI; from the coding sequence ATGACTACGCAAACACTACCTCCACTAGAAGTTTATCAAGGTCAGTTTGGGGAATTTACAATTACTCAGAGCGATCGCACTGGCGTAATGATCTACCGCGCTGGCTTAATGGTAGCAGCAGTCAGCTTTGCTATAGGCAGCGCTTTGATTTTGTTCAACAATAACCCGACTGTTGTAACTGCACTTACACCTTTATATGCTTGTTTTAGTCTCGCTCTTGGTGTAAGTTTATTTACCATTCATATCTACATAGCATCACTGCATCGAATGTTACAAATTTTTTGGGCGCTCGGTAGTATGGCATCAGTAATTCTGGCAATCTCTAGTACTCAACCTTTAGCTCTGACTGTTTACAATCAGCCTCTTACCTTATTTGGGGTTGGTTTTATTTTCGTTGCTTTGACAGGGATTTATTTTAAAGAGGCTTTTTGCTTCAATCGCTTGGAAACTAAAGTATTAACCCTAATAGTACCGCTGCTGTTATTAGGACATTTGGTGGGAATTTTACCAACTCAGGGGGAAAGTGTTTTATTAGGAATTTGGGCAACGTTGTTTTTGGTATTTGCTTTGCGAAAGACAGTACAAGCAATTCCTGCGGATATTGGAGATAAATCTGTATTTACTTACTTGAAAGAACAACGTCTAGCTAAAATTTAA